The following nucleotide sequence is from Mangifera indica cultivar Alphonso chromosome 1, CATAS_Mindica_2.1, whole genome shotgun sequence.
GGTAATTATCCAATAAAGCTAACTCTCCTAATAAATCTTCTTCATTTAGTGTTGTTAGAAGCTTAATGTGACTACATATGTTGTTAACAGGAGCTACTACAAATGCACAAATCCAAGGTGCAGTGCAAAGAAGCAAGTGGAAAGGTCCTGTGAGGACCCAGAAACCCTGATAATCACCTACGAAGGGCTCCACCTTCACTTTGCTTACCCATATTTTCTAATGACCCAACCAACTCCACCATTGAAGAAGCAGAAAACAACCATTTCACAAGCCAATCCCCAGGCTCAGGAACCCCAACAGCAGCCACAAGATGCCCATCAGACCCCATCAAACTTAAATTCTGAAGCCCCACCAAGGACACTTGACGAACCAGCAGCTGCAGATCAAGGACTAATGGTCAGCCCACAAGGCCTGCTTGAAGATGTGGTGCCTTTGCTGATTCGCAATCCTTCTGCCACCAACGTTTCTTCCAATACTACTTCTTCGTGTTCGTCTTACCGTTCACCTCCCACTTCACCGTCCTCTCTATCCTGGTCTCCTGGTTATTCACCTTTGTGTTTTGACATGGgcttgtattaaaatttaatgtttagagttttaattagGAGAAGGTGTATATTTTAGTGggttataattattaattacaaagtATTAATTAATGTATCTTTATTTTGATGTCAACTAAATAATGATGTTTTAATCAAAGTTGAACCatataatagatattaaaattggccaaaggactatttcccacccgagCTGCAATCTTAAATTTCtactatttatttttgataatactAAATACTCACTTATGAACAGTtcaaattaacggtggtaaaagtaaaatcgtcattttttctataatattaaaaataaactataatataatctctttttgtctccctaaactttaaaaactaaatatttcctccagcctaagttttaaaaaatgacagtttcatcctagggttttgttttgaaatctccgacgacatctccgaCTTCATTGTCAATGACCTCCCCCTCTTGAAGCATCCTCTCTTTCCGACGGTTTCATTTCTCTCATTTAGATGTCCAATCTACATTGGAGAAGTCGTGGAAGACGACAGCTTCGTCTTCCATGGCTTCTCTAACATTAATTAGACATCCAAATAGAAGGAAAGAGACCGCCGAAAGGAGAAGATACTTTAGGAGGGAGAAACCGTCGACAATGGAGCTAGAGATGTCATCgaagattttaaaacaaaatcctaatatgaaactgtcattttttaaaacttaggcttagagaaacttttagtttttaaagtttaaaaagacaaaaagagataaaattttaagaggttagaatttcgttaattttaactgttcataggtAAATAGTTGATATTATCGAAGATAAAAGATGAAAagttgagattgcagcatacattaggtgggaaatagtcctttggccctattaaaattatataaatatgttgcCTTGATATTCTCCCATCTTTAGCctaatatatatcttaaattATACATACGAATGTTCCCTTggatatgttatttaaatattatcattttatccacATATTAATGTCACGTAACTtggaatataaattttaattaaaattaaaacaaaattatatttgaaatgtTTCATGAAAGCCATTCAAACACATCCCTTCGTCATCTCTTCATCAGACAATCTCCCACAACAGTCGTTTGAACAATTTTAATGGTGAGGGTGGGAAGACAATGGCACTAATGATAATGTGGttgaaaaaaaaacctaggtgGGATAGAagaagtcatttttcaaaacataaaatgttaaattaagagtgaaattattaatttttaaaacttgaaaaaaagaaaataaaataatattattgataaaataacaattttatccttaactataataaaaaaaatttaatagattttaagtaataaataagtgtttgaattttttaaaattagaggatataaatttaaaatttcattataccttTTGTGGATATAACTTTTCAGCCtatgttttgaaattaaaatagcCTTCCATAACTAAAACCGAGACCTCGCCTAGGCCTATTTTTGTTATAAGACAcgatttcccttttttttttatttattgtatatagTTTTTGTCccttataatatatttctttgaCTTATCCTCCTTTAAATTCTATGAGAAATTACATTAGAACGTCACCgtaaaattcttacatttaaTCCCTCAAACATGGGGTTCGTGGGCCTTGATAAGTAGGGCCTCAATCGACCCTTCTCTAAAGCCCAGCTTGGTCGCTTAAGATGTTAACAACGATCCATTGAGTTATGAATTGTTGCACTTTCTGATGATCTATCTGCCGAGGAACTCTAAAATGCACTGTTCAGGATTTGTTTTGGTAGAATGCTTTCGATGCTTGATCATACATAGTGTGGCGGCCTAGTAATGTGTTGAACCAAGTACGCCGATCATGTCAATTGTTTCCATGCATCACTTGTTGAACAGCTAAAATGCATTTTAATTTAAGCTGCTTGATTTATTCTTAAGATTAGTTTCCAAGAGTTCAAAAACAAGCCACTTGAACCTGCCCTGGTGGATATAAAATTGTTGCTTCAAACACAACGGTTGCCATGGTGTATGTGAAAAGCA
It contains:
- the LOC123193302 gene encoding probable WRKY transcription factor 49 isoform X1, producing the protein MLSSYAELDLVFLRKLMETEKASWFEDELVRELYDDETPLFVLPQEATEPKSSSAANEETVNRLTSAVYSGPTIEDIENALSLTAQNDQYSEALSKASRISLIEGGFGKLDHKYTLKIKSLGNGMADDGYKWRKYGQKSIKNSPNPRSYYKCTNPRCSAKKQVERSCEDPETLIITYEGLHLHFAYPYFLMTQPTPPLKKQKTTISQANPQAQEPQQQPQDAHQTPSNLNSEAPPRTLDEPAAADQGLMVSPQGLLEDVVPLLIRNPSATNVSSNTTSSCSSYRSPPTSPSSLSWSPGYSPLCFDMGLY
- the LOC123193302 gene encoding probable WRKY transcription factor 49 isoform X2; this encodes MLSSYAELDLVFLRKLMETEKASWFEDELVRELYDDETPLFVLPQEATEPKSSSAANEETVNRLTSAVYSGPTIEDIENALSLTAQNDQYSEALSKARISLIEGGFGKLDHKYTLKIKSLGNGMADDGYKWRKYGQKSIKNSPNPRSYYKCTNPRCSAKKQVERSCEDPETLIITYEGLHLHFAYPYFLMTQPTPPLKKQKTTISQANPQAQEPQQQPQDAHQTPSNLNSEAPPRTLDEPAAADQGLMVSPQGLLEDVVPLLIRNPSATNVSSNTTSSCSSYRSPPTSPSSLSWSPGYSPLCFDMGLY